The segment GAAAGTATTAATGCATATAAAAATGCATTAAGGAATAATCCTAATGATAAAGCTACAAAATATAACCTTGCTTATGCTCAGGCAATGAAGAAAAAGCAAGAACAACAACAGCAGCAACAGCAACAGCAAAACAAAGAACAACAAAACAAAGAGCAACAGCAGCAGCAAAAACAACAAGAACAGAATAAAGACGACAAAAAGAAAGACGAACAACAACAACCAAAAGATCAACAAATGTCAAAAGAAGATGCTGATAGAATGTTGCAGGCTTTGCAGGACGAAGAAAAAAACACTCAGGAAAAAGCAAAGAAAATTCAGGCACAGCAAGGAAGAAAAAATGTTGAGAAAGATTGGTAAATTAAATAAAGTAAAAAGTTTAAAGTAAAACATCAAACAATGAACATAGAACAATTAACATCAAACCAATAACATCAAACATAGAATTAAAAGTCAATTATAAAAATGGTTAAATTAAAATCACATATTACATTATTAATAATATTGTTTATTCTCATAACAACTTATTTTAGTTATGCACAGGAAGTTCAGTTTACTGCTGCAACCAAAAGTTTTGTTACAGTTGGAGAGCAATTTAGGGTAATGTTTTCTGTTAATGCTAAAGCAACAACTCTAAAGCCACCATCAATGGAAGGTTTTACAGTATTAATGGGACCAAGCACTTCGACTAGCAGTAATATTCAGGTAATTAACGGACAAGTTTCTCAATCCGTAAATTATTCTTATACATTTGTATTGCAAGCTACAAAAGAAGGAAAATACACATTTGAACCTGCTGAAGTTATTGTAGATGGTAAAACATATAAATCAAATGCATTAACTATTGAAGTTTTAAAAGGAAATCCGAATAACAATCAACAGGGAAATCAGAATCAAAATCAGACAAATAATACCGGTACTGTTTCTAATGATGACATATTTGTTAGAGTTAATTTAAACAAAACAAATGTTACACAAGGTGAACAAATTGTTGCTACCATTTCAATATATACTAGATTAAATCTTGTAGGTTTTGAAGATATGAAATTTCCTTCATTCAAAGGATTCTGGAGCGATGATCTGGAAAATCCCACACAGGTAAATTTAAAACAAGAAAAATATAATGGAACTGTTTATCAGGTGGGAGTTCTTAAAAAGACTTTATTAACACCTCAGCATGCAGGAGATATTGTTATAGACCCATATGAATTAACCTGCGTTGTCCAACAAAAAGTAAATAGAAGTCGCCAAAGTTTTTTTGATGATTTTTTTGGAAGCTATCAAAATATTAAAAAGAAGCTTGTCAGTCCTGCTGTTACAGTTCATGTAAAAGGATTACCAGGAAATAAACCTGCTGGTTTTAGCGGTGCTGTAGGTAGTTTTAAATTAGAAGCAACATTAGATAATAAAAATCCGAAAACAAATGAAGCTATTTCTTATTCTTTAAAATTGTCTGGAAACGGTAATTTAAAACTAGCCGAAGTTCCTAAAATCAATTTCCCTTCAGACTTTGAACAATATGATCCAAAAACTACAAATAATGTGTCTCCTTCTGCTGCCGGCACATCGGGTTCCAAAATAATTAATTACTTATTAATACCAAGGCATCCAGGTGAATATAAAATACCTTCAGTAAATTTCAGTTACTACGACTTAACCAGTCAGAGCTATAAAACTCTTGAAACACCTGAATTCACAGTAAATGTAGATAAAGACACTAGCGCATCGTCACAATCTGCAATAGTTTCTGAGTTTACAAAAGAAGATGTTAAATTTTTAGGATCAGATATTCATTATATCAAACCAGTAATAAACGATCTTAAAGAAAAAAATAAATATTTAATTTCTGAACCCACATTTTATTTATCTTATCCATTTGCAATGGGTTTATTTATTTTTCTGATTATCTGGAGAAGAAAACAAATAAAACAAAATGCAGATATAGCTGCAACAAAGAACAGAAAAGCCAATAGTGTTGCTAAAAAGAGACTTATACTTGCCAGTAAATACTTAAAAGAAAATAATAAAGATTTATTCTACGAAGAACTTTCACGTGCATTATGGGGTTATATAAGCGATAAACTTATTATTCCTGTTGCAGAGCTGTCTAAAGATAAAGCAAACGAAGAACTTCAAAAGAAAAATATTTCAACAGAAACTATTTCTCAAATAAACGGAATTATTGATAATTGTGAGTTTGCAAGATATTCCCCTGTATCAGACAATACACAAATGAACGATATTTATAACAACGCAACAGAACTAATTGGCAAACTCGAACAAAACCTTAGATAATATGAAGAAGATTCTTATAATAATATTTACCGTTTTTGTTTCTTTTGGAAGCTTTGCTTTATCTACTACTGCTGCATTAGATTCTGCAACCTCAGCATATAAAAGAGGTGAATTTGAGAAATCGGTTAAAGTTTATGAAACCCTTCTTTCAGAAGGCATGGAGTCGGCAACATTATACTACAATTTAGGTAATTCATATTTCAGATTAAAAAATATTCCTCAGGCTATATTAAACTTTGAACGGGCAAAACTTCTCTCCCCTGAAGATGAAGATATAAATTTCAATTTAGCTCTTGCATCAGGTTTTATTGTAGATAAAGTAAATCCTATTCCAGAATTCTTCGTTTATACATGGATAAAATCGGTAATAAATTTATTTACTGTCAATCAATGGTCAGTTATAAGTTTATCATTATTTATTATTTCTCTTTTGTTAATTATTACGTTCCTTTTTTCTGGTAAAGTTTCAATGAGAAAAATGTTTTTCTGGCTTGGTATATTATTCTTTTTAGTATCAGTATTATCAACCGTTATAGCTTTAAAAAGCCGTTCGTTTATTGTTAACCATAATGCAGCAATTGTTATGCAGGCTGTTTCTACTGCTAAGAGTTCGCCAAATGATAACAGCACCGACTTATTTATAATTCACGAAGGAACAAAAGTCACAATAACCGAAGAACTCGATGACTGGACAGAAATAAAATTAGCAGATGGAAGTGTAGGCTGGATTAAATCAAAAGATATTGAAAAGATTTAATTAACAGATGCTTTAAAACTTGTACAAATAAAATTGTCTGATTTTCTTGAATTTACTTCTTCAACAATTAGAGTAACATTATTACCTTCAAGAACTGGTTTAATTAATGTATTATCAAAAATAATTGTAGCATCTGTTGGAATTTTATATCCATCAATTGTTTTTATAGTGTCAACATAAGTTTCGCAGTATACTTCACCAGCCATAAATGTACCTTTCATACCAATAATTTCATGACCTTTAGCCCATATTACTCTACCGTCGTTACCAGTAGCTCTTAAACCAATTGCAGCAATAGCACCAATAACACCATTATTTTTCTTTCCTGAATCTTCTTTTAAAAAATCGTTTTTCTTAATAAGTGCCAGTGCATCCTTTAAAGTTACAATTTTATTTTTAGCAGTTTTTGCAAATTCTATTACCTCATCAGAAACCAATTCGAGTTTTGCAAAAACAATTGCAGGTTGTGCTACTTTCTCACTATTTCTAAATACAAATTCTTTACAAAATTCAACTAACCCATCATAATTACATGCCGAAACTTCTATGCATGCAGAATTATTTCGGTTTGTATAAGCAATCTCTTTTGATAAAAAAAGTTGATGCCTTGTAATATTTAATACTTTACCAAGGTTTTGTATTTCAATTTGCTTACCTAGTTCTCTTGTAAGAAATCCTGTTCCTTTGGAAGTTTTACTATCAGTATCGTCAATGCCAATAAGAACAACGTTTTTGGGCATAATAAGAATAATTTGGTTAGTGCAAAGGTAAAGCTCTTTTTAGCGAGTTAAACTATATTTTGGCGAAAATACAAAAACAAGTGATAAAGAAAATAATTATTTATTTTTAATAAACTTCTTAAACTCCACAATGATATCTTCTACAGCAATATCAACTTTTTGATGAAGTTTATCCCAAGCTTCAACAATTTTTTTTGCTTCATCAGTTAATGTCGATGTTCCTCCACAGTCACCTCCCCTTTTTCTATCAATAAGCTGAATACCTAAGAGACTTTCAGCATTTTTAATATCGCCCCATGCTTTTCTGTAGCTAACTTTTAATTCACTAGCAGCAGCAACTAAAGAATTTGTTTTCTCTATATGTTTTAATAATGCAATTTTTCCTTCTCCAAGAATGCCTTCACCAGTTGCATCATCGAGCCATATTTTATACTCTACTCTAAAATTGTTAAGCTTGTGTGATTTCATTTAGAAAAATATATTTTCAATTAACTTTAAGTACTTTAGACACTTTAGTCACTTTTAGTACTTATTATTTATAATAACAAATATAACTAGTTTCTTCTTCAACCTTTAACTGAAATTTTTTATTTGCCTCAATGGTAAAAGTTTCTCCGTTTTTAAAGTCTTTCCAATTACTGTTATCTGGTAATTTAACTGTAAGTTTTCCAGAAACAACTGTCATAAACTCTTTCGAAGATGTTCCAAATTCATATTCTCCAGGAGCCATAACACCTAATGTTGCAGGACCTTCTTTAGGATTAAAAGCAATTGATTTTACTTTTCCGTCAAAATACTCGTTTGTTTTAAACATAATTTTTTGTTTTTGAGTTAAAAAATTAGCCACAGACTACAGAAAATAATCTGTTAATCTGTGGCTTTATTTTAATGTAATTTATTATACTGTTTTTTCGGTTACAATTGCATCTACAAGATGTTTATAACTTTCATAACGCCATTTTGCATTTTCCTCAGCAGCTTTAAATAATTCAGCAGCTTCTTTTGGGAATAAACGTTTTAATGAGTTATAACGAACTTCAGAACTTAAGAAATCCTGGAATTTAGACCAATCAGGCTCTTTTGAATCTAGTTTAAATGGATTCTTACCTTCTTTTTCTAACATTGGATTGTAACGGAACATGCTCCAATAACCTGCTGCAACAGCAAGTTTTTCCTGAATCTGAGTTTTACCCATTCCGGCAACAATACCATGATTAATACATGGTGCATAAGCAATAATAATTGATGGTCCTTTGTATGCTTCAGCTTCTTTTAAAGCACGGAAGAATTGACCATTATCTGCTCCCATTGCAACCTGAGCAACATAAACATAACCATAACTCATTGCAATCATTCCAAGATCTTTCTTGCGAATTTTCTTTCCTGATGCAGCAAATTTAGCAATTGCTCCTGTTGGTGTAGATTTTGAAGATTGACCTCCGGTATTTGAATAAACTTCGGTATCAACAACTAAAATATTAACATCTTCGCCAGAAGCAATAACATGATCTAATCCACCAAAACCAATATCATAAGCCCAGCCATCACCACCAATAATCCACACTGATTTTTTAATCATGTATTGTTTTAAATCAACAATCTCTTTAGCTAAAGCATTTTTATCTTTCTCTAATAAAGGTAATACTTTATTTGATGCAGCTTCTGAACCTTCAGCACTATCTTTATTGTTAATCCATTCCTGACAAGCAGCATTCAAATCAGCATTTTTAGATTCAGCAATTAATCTGGTCATTCTATCGGCAATTCTTTCACGTATTTTATCAATACCTGAAGCCATACCAAAACCATATTCTGCGTTATCTTCAAATAGTGAATTTGCCCATGCTACTCCATGACCACTTTCGCGATTAATTCTGTATGGTGTTGCAGGAGCTGATCCACCATAAATTGATGAACAACCTGTAGCATTTGCTACTATCATTCTTTCGCCATAAAGTTGAGTTATTAATTTAATATAAGGTGTTTCGCCACAACCTGCACATGCGCCTGAGAATTCAAATAATGGTTGTGCAAACTGACTACTCTTAAATGTTTTAAATTTATCAACTTTCTTATATGTTACTTTATGCTCAAAATAATTCCAACGATCTACTTCAGCCATTTGTGTACCTAAAGGTTTCATCATTAATGCAACTGCTCCTTCAACTTTACGTCCAGGACAAATGTTTGCACAATTACCGCAACCTGTACAATCAAGTACACTTACCTGAATTCTGAAATTATATTGCTCAAAATCTTTACCTGTAGCTTTTAAAATCTGTGTTCCGGCAGGCATATTTTTAGTCTCAGCTTCTGTCATTAAGAATGGACGAATACAAGCGTGAGGGCAAACATAAGCACACTGGTTACACTGAATACAATTTTCAGGAATCCACTCAGGAACGTTTACTGCAATACCACGTTTTTCATATTCTGTTGTTCCGGCTGGGAAAGTTCCATCTTCGCGACCTAAAAATGCACTTACAGGTAAATCATCACCTTTCATTGCATTTACAGGGAAAACTATATTTTTAATAAAATCAGGTAAATGTGAATTATCAACATTATCTTTTCCATCAAGCTTTTTCCATTCTGCAGGAACTTCAATCTTAACAGGGCATCCACCTCTGTCTACAGATTTATAATTCATTTCAACAATCTTATCACCTTTGCTGCCATAAGATTTCTTAATAGCATATTTCATTGCTTCAACAGCTTTATCATAAGGAATTACTTCTGAAATTCTGAAGAAAGCAGCTTGTAAAATAGTATTAGTTCTGTTGCCTAATCCAATTTGTTCGGCAATTACTGTAGCATTAATGGTATAAAACTGAATATCATTATCAGCCATATATTTTTTCATAGAATTTGGAAGACGTTTTTTAGTTTCTTCTTCGTCCCAAATACTATTTAATAAGAATGTACCACCTTTTTTCAAACCTTTTAACATATCATATTTGTCAAGGTATGAAGGTACATGGCAAGCTACAAAATCAGGAGTATTTACTAAATATGGCGAACGGATTGGCTGATCACCAAAACGTAAATGCGAAGTTGTTATACCACCGGATTTTTTACTATCATAAGCAAAATAAGCTTGTGCATATTTATCTGTAGCCTCAGCAATAATTTTAATAGAGTTTTTGTTTGCACCAACTGTACCATCTGAGCCTAATCCATAAAATTTACCCTGAAATGTTCCTTTTGGAGCTAAATCTATTTCAGGAACCATTGGAAGTGAATGGAAAGTTACATCATCAACTATACCTACTGTAAAATGATTTTTTGGTTCTTTCATTTTCAAGTTATCGAAAACTGAAATCATCATTGCAGGTGTGGTATCTTTTGAACTTAAACCATAACGACCACCAATAATCATAGGACGGTTTTCTTTTTCGTAGAAAATATCTTTTACATCAAGATACAACGGATCACCATTAGCACCTGGTTCTTTAGTACGATCAAGAACAGTAATTCTCTTTACAGTTTTTGGAAGTACTTTAAAGAAATATTTTGCAGAGAATGGACGATATAAATGAACTGAAATAACGCCAACTTTTTCGCCTTTTGATACTAAATAATCAACTGCTTCTGCTAATGTTTCGGTAATCGAACCCATAGCAATAACGATATTTTCAGCATCTGGAGCACCATGATAAGTAAATGGATGATATTCTCTTCCAACTACCTTTGAAATTGCATTCATGTATTGTTCTACCATATCCGGAACTGCATCATAAAATTTATTTGCAGCCTCACGAGATTGGAAATAAATATCAGGATTCTGAGCTGTACCACGCGTTACAGGGTGCTCAGGATTTAATGCTCTGTGGCGGAAATCAGAAATTAATTTTCTATCTAATAATGGTTCAATATCACTATTATCTAAATATTCTATTTTCTGAATTTCGTGTGATGTTCTGAATCCATCAAAAAAGTGAAGAAATGGTACTCTGGTTTTTAATGTAGCCAAATGTGCTACAGGTGCCAAATCCATTACTTGCTGAACAGAGCCTGTTGCCAACATTGCAAAACCTGTATTTCTGGTTGCCATAACGTCGCTATGATCACCAAAAATTGATAATGCCTGAGCAGCTAATGCTCTTGCACTAACATGAAATACACATGGTAATAATTCACCGGCAATTTTATACATATTAGGAATCATCAACAACAATCCCTGTGATGCTGTAAAAGTTGTACAAAGCGCACCAGATTGCAAAGCGCCATGAACTGCACCAGCAGCACCAGCCTCAGATTGCATTTCAGCAACTTTTACGGTTTCACCGAATAAATTTTTTCTACCTTCTGTTGCCCATTCGTCAACATTTTCAGCCATGTTTGAAGATGGTGTAATAGGATAAATACAAGCCAACTCGCTAAACATGTATGCCACATGCGCAGCCGCATGGTTTCCGTCACATGTAATAACTTTTTTTGTTTTCGTCATTTCAAATATTTTAAATATTTATATTACAACAAGTTAATTCAATAAAAATTAAAGTTCTAAATTAAATCTTTTAATAGATTTATTATATGATAAATTGCTGTTTTTTTTACAAAAACCGTAATTTATAATAAATCCAAAGATTGTAAAAACCTTGAAAAGATTGAAACTAAATAAGGTAAAAAAATCGAAATCTGTTACTAAACAGATTATTCTTCATTCATTGTAATCAAGAACTCTTCGTTTGATTTTGTTCTTGCCAGCCTGTCCTTAAAGAATTGCATAGCTTCAACAGGATTCATATCAGCAAGATAATTTCTCAAAACCCATATTTTATTTAACACATCTCTGCCATGTAAAAGTTCTTCACGACGGGTACTTGAAGCAAGTATATCAACTGCAGGGAATATCCTTTTATTAGATAATTTTCTGTCAAGCTGAAGTTCCATATTTCCGGTTCCTTTAAATTCTTCGAAAATAACTTCATCCATTTTCGAACCGGTTTCTGTTAATGCCGTTGAAATTATTGTAAGCGAACCTCCACCTTCAATATTTCTGGCAGCTCCAAAAAAGCGTTTTGGTTTATGTAAAGCATTTGAGTCAACACCACCGGTTAAAACTTTTCCTGATGCAGGAGCAACTGTATTATAAGCTCTCGCCAAACGGGTAATAGAATCTAAAAGAATAACAACATCATGTCCACATTCTACCATTCTTTTTGCTTTTTCCAAAACAATGTTTGCAATACGAACATGTTTTTCTGCAGGCTCATCAAATGTAGAAGCAATAACCTCAGCTTTTACGTTTCTTGCCATATCGGTTACTTCTTCAGGTCTTTCATCAACCAAAAGTATAATTAAAAATACTTCCGGATGGTTTGAAGCTATTGCATTTGCAATTTCCTGTAATAAAACTGTTTTACCTGTTTTTGGTTGAGCAACTATTAATCCACGCTGTCCTTTTCCTATAGGAGCAAACATATCTACAATTCTTGTAGATATTGTTGACCTTGGACCGTTAGCTAAGTCAAATTTTTCGT is part of the Bacteroidia bacterium genome and harbors:
- a CDS encoding tetratricopeptide repeat protein, whose product is MRITLYILIAFTLFTINSLAQTDKKQIREGNKFYNNKKFRESEVAYQKALKKDPKSFKAGFNLGDALYKQEKFDEATKQFTEVSSKSGDKTNSSKAFHNLGNSYLLQNKFDESINAYKNALRNNPNDKATKYNLAYAQAMKKKQEQQQQQQQQQNKEQQNKEQQQQQKQQEQNKDDKKKDEQQQPKDQQMSKEDADRMLQALQDEEKNTQEKAKKIQAQQGRKNVEKDW
- a CDS encoding protein BatD — translated: MVKLKSHITLLIILFILITTYFSYAQEVQFTAATKSFVTVGEQFRVMFSVNAKATTLKPPSMEGFTVLMGPSTSTSSNIQVINGQVSQSVNYSYTFVLQATKEGKYTFEPAEVIVDGKTYKSNALTIEVLKGNPNNNQQGNQNQNQTNNTGTVSNDDIFVRVNLNKTNVTQGEQIVATISIYTRLNLVGFEDMKFPSFKGFWSDDLENPTQVNLKQEKYNGTVYQVGVLKKTLLTPQHAGDIVIDPYELTCVVQQKVNRSRQSFFDDFFGSYQNIKKKLVSPAVTVHVKGLPGNKPAGFSGAVGSFKLEATLDNKNPKTNEAISYSLKLSGNGNLKLAEVPKINFPSDFEQYDPKTTNNVSPSAAGTSGSKIINYLLIPRHPGEYKIPSVNFSYYDLTSQSYKTLETPEFTVNVDKDTSASSQSAIVSEFTKEDVKFLGSDIHYIKPVINDLKEKNKYLISEPTFYLSYPFAMGLFIFLIIWRRKQIKQNADIAATKNRKANSVAKKRLILASKYLKENNKDLFYEELSRALWGYISDKLIIPVAELSKDKANEELQKKNISTETISQINGIIDNCEFARYSPVSDNTQMNDIYNNATELIGKLEQNLR
- a CDS encoding tetratricopeptide repeat protein; the encoded protein is MKKILIIIFTVFVSFGSFALSTTAALDSATSAYKRGEFEKSVKVYETLLSEGMESATLYYNLGNSYFRLKNIPQAILNFERAKLLSPEDEDINFNLALASGFIVDKVNPIPEFFVYTWIKSVINLFTVNQWSVISLSLFIISLLLIITFLFSGKVSMRKMFFWLGILFFLVSVLSTVIALKSRSFIVNHNAAIVMQAVSTAKSSPNDNSTDLFIIHEGTKVTITEELDDWTEIKLADGSVGWIKSKDIEKI
- a CDS encoding LysR family transcriptional regulator; this encodes MKSHKLNNFRVEYKIWLDDATGEGILGEGKIALLKHIEKTNSLVAAASELKVSYRKAWGDIKNAESLLGIQLIDRKRGGDCGGTSTLTDEAKKIVEAWDKLHQKVDIAVEDIIVEFKKFIKNK
- a CDS encoding pyrimidine/purine nucleoside phosphorylase, giving the protein MFKTNEYFDGKVKSIAFNPKEGPATLGVMAPGEYEFGTSSKEFMTVVSGKLTVKLPDNSNWKDFKNGETFTIEANKKFQLKVEEETSYICYYK
- the nifJ gene encoding pyruvate:ferredoxin (flavodoxin) oxidoreductase, yielding MTKTKKVITCDGNHAAAHVAYMFSELACIYPITPSSNMAENVDEWATEGRKNLFGETVKVAEMQSEAGAAGAVHGALQSGALCTTFTASQGLLLMIPNMYKIAGELLPCVFHVSARALAAQALSIFGDHSDVMATRNTGFAMLATGSVQQVMDLAPVAHLATLKTRVPFLHFFDGFRTSHEIQKIEYLDNSDIEPLLDRKLISDFRHRALNPEHPVTRGTAQNPDIYFQSREAANKFYDAVPDMVEQYMNAISKVVGREYHPFTYHGAPDAENIVIAMGSITETLAEAVDYLVSKGEKVGVISVHLYRPFSAKYFFKVLPKTVKRITVLDRTKEPGANGDPLYLDVKDIFYEKENRPMIIGGRYGLSSKDTTPAMMISVFDNLKMKEPKNHFTVGIVDDVTFHSLPMVPEIDLAPKGTFQGKFYGLGSDGTVGANKNSIKIIAEATDKYAQAYFAYDSKKSGGITTSHLRFGDQPIRSPYLVNTPDFVACHVPSYLDKYDMLKGLKKGGTFLLNSIWDEEETKKRLPNSMKKYMADNDIQFYTINATVIAEQIGLGNRTNTILQAAFFRISEVIPYDKAVEAMKYAIKKSYGSKGDKIVEMNYKSVDRGGCPVKIEVPAEWKKLDGKDNVDNSHLPDFIKNIVFPVNAMKGDDLPVSAFLGREDGTFPAGTTEYEKRGIAVNVPEWIPENCIQCNQCAYVCPHACIRPFLMTEAETKNMPAGTQILKATGKDFEQYNFRIQVSVLDCTGCGNCANICPGRKVEGAVALMMKPLGTQMAEVDRWNYFEHKVTYKKVDKFKTFKSSQFAQPLFEFSGACAGCGETPYIKLITQLYGERMIVANATGCSSIYGGSAPATPYRINRESGHGVAWANSLFEDNAEYGFGMASGIDKIRERIADRMTRLIAESKNADLNAACQEWINNKDSAEGSEAASNKVLPLLEKDKNALAKEIVDLKQYMIKKSVWIIGGDGWAYDIGFGGLDHVIASGEDVNILVVDTEVYSNTGGQSSKSTPTGAIAKFAASGKKIRKKDLGMIAMSYGYVYVAQVAMGADNGQFFRALKEAEAYKGPSIIIAYAPCINHGIVAGMGKTQIQEKLAVAAGYWSMFRYNPMLEKEGKNPFKLDSKEPDWSKFQDFLSSEVRYNSLKRLFPKEAAELFKAAEENAKWRYESYKHLVDAIVTEKTV